One genomic segment of Paenibacillus xylanexedens includes these proteins:
- the cyoE gene encoding heme o synthase — translation MLKDMIALTKPGLLRLNVFAVAVGFWVASKWDINWLSLLMVVIGSTLVIASACVINNYWDRELDQKMERTKKRMDYINHLKPGFVLGYGIILGVVGLAVLFFLVNPLSGWMALLGWFAYIVIYTMWLKRSSTWSTSLGGIAGAMPPVIGYTSVTNEIDAGAWLLFALLFLWQPPHFWSLGIRRVEEYRAAGFPLLPVVKGVKRTKFQMIPYVFLLLPAVFLLYYYNYVGLVFLIVSLVGGLIWFVHTLSGLKTQDDEKWAKVNFLISVNYLMLVFIVMVANTVWS, via the coding sequence ATGCTTAAAGACATGATTGCATTAACTAAGCCCGGACTTCTAAGGTTAAATGTGTTTGCGGTGGCGGTAGGATTCTGGGTAGCTTCAAAATGGGATATCAACTGGTTATCTCTTCTCATGGTCGTGATTGGATCAACTTTGGTTATTGCTTCAGCTTGTGTTATCAACAATTATTGGGATCGTGAATTGGACCAAAAGATGGAGCGCACCAAAAAAAGGATGGATTACATTAACCATCTGAAGCCAGGGTTTGTACTTGGCTATGGCATTATCCTTGGTGTTGTGGGACTAGCAGTACTATTTTTCCTGGTGAATCCGTTATCAGGGTGGATGGCACTGCTTGGGTGGTTCGCTTACATCGTGATTTACACGATGTGGTTGAAACGCAGTTCAACGTGGAGCACGTCGCTGGGTGGAATTGCGGGAGCGATGCCGCCTGTCATCGGTTATACGTCTGTAACCAATGAGATTGATGCAGGTGCCTGGTTGCTTTTTGCACTATTATTCTTGTGGCAACCACCACACTTCTGGTCATTGGGTATTCGCCGGGTAGAGGAGTATCGTGCTGCGGGCTTCCCGTTGTTGCCAGTGGTTAAAGGGGTGAAACGCACCAAGTTTCAGATGATTCCTTATGTTTTTCTGCTGCTTCCTGCCGTATTCCTGTTGTATTATTACAACTACGTAGGTCTGGTATTTCTGATTGTATCTTTGGTCGGTGGACTGATCTGGTTTGTGCATACACTTAGCGGACTGAAGACACAAGATGATGAGAAGTGGGCAAAAGTGAACTTTCTGATCTCGGTGAACTATTTGATGCTCGTATTTATTGTCATGGTAGCGAATACGGTATGGTCTTAA
- a CDS encoding tetratricopeptide repeat protein translates to MSNLEQAVRWRQEGKVQEAIELLQEITVQEPENANVWYQLAWAHDSLGLEREAVPHYEKALSLGLSGEDRAGAILGLGSTYRTLGQYEQAKVWFEKGMKEFSAYREFEVFYAMVLYNLGEHAEAMQRLLVQLADTSSDKRINDYNRAIRYYADQLDRVWE, encoded by the coding sequence ATGAGTAATTTGGAACAGGCCGTGCGATGGAGACAAGAAGGCAAGGTGCAGGAAGCGATTGAACTACTGCAAGAGATTACAGTCCAGGAACCCGAGAATGCGAATGTCTGGTATCAGCTGGCTTGGGCACATGATTCGCTTGGATTGGAGCGGGAAGCTGTCCCGCATTATGAGAAGGCACTAAGTCTTGGTCTTTCTGGTGAGGACAGAGCAGGGGCGATACTCGGGCTGGGCAGCACATATCGAACGCTTGGGCAGTATGAGCAGGCGAAGGTTTGGTTTGAAAAGGGGATGAAAGAATTCTCGGCGTACCGGGAATTTGAAGTTTTCTATGCCATGGTGCTCTACAATCTGGGTGAACATGCAGAAGCGATGCAAAGACTACTCGTGCAACTCGCGGACACATCAAGTGACAAGAGAATCAATGACTATAACAGAGCCATCCGTTACTACGCAGATCAGCTCGACCGGGTGTGGGAATAG
- a CDS encoding LysR family transcriptional regulator — protein MSLIKYEILNTVVEYGSLTKAAEALNITQSAVSHAIASLETECGFSLLHRSRSGVRVTAEGERILGYTREILRWTELMNQEISLIRGAEIGTVRIGTFASVSTQWLPGILKQFRLRHPGIEIKLWEGDYAEIEGWLAGGAIDLGFLSLGDSSPFETIPLQKDRMMCILPLDHPLASEESVSFDVLLEQPFILPKWGGDNEIERLIRQHAAKLNVVYEVAEDQAIMAMVRNGLGISLLPEMVLQNHTHALALVPLSGDPYRTIGMACPSLGNLSPATRRFIEEVQQWLGQVM, from the coding sequence ATGTCACTGATCAAATACGAAATATTGAATACCGTTGTGGAATATGGCAGTCTCACCAAAGCGGCAGAAGCGTTGAACATCACCCAATCCGCAGTCAGCCATGCCATCGCCAGTCTGGAGACAGAATGTGGTTTTTCCCTGCTCCATCGCAGCCGCTCCGGTGTACGGGTTACCGCTGAAGGGGAACGCATTCTGGGATACACACGTGAGATTCTGCGCTGGACGGAACTCATGAACCAGGAAATCTCCCTCATTCGCGGCGCTGAGATTGGTACGGTGCGTATTGGTACCTTCGCAAGTGTCTCCACACAATGGTTGCCGGGCATCCTGAAACAATTTCGCCTGCGTCATCCCGGAATTGAGATTAAGCTGTGGGAAGGCGATTATGCTGAGATTGAGGGCTGGCTAGCTGGAGGTGCCATCGATCTCGGATTTCTATCCCTCGGCGATTCATCACCTTTTGAGACGATCCCATTACAAAAAGACAGGATGATGTGCATCCTGCCTCTGGATCATCCTCTCGCCTCAGAGGAGTCTGTTTCGTTTGATGTTTTACTGGAACAACCCTTTATTCTGCCCAAGTGGGGTGGAGATAACGAGATTGAACGACTGATCCGGCAGCATGCGGCCAAGCTCAATGTCGTCTATGAAGTAGCCGAGGATCAAGCCATTATGGCGATGGTCCGTAATGGCCTCGGTATCAGCTTGCTTCCGGAAATGGTTCTTCAAAATCATACCCATGCACTCGCGCTCGTTCCACTCTCTGGAGATCCTTATCGTACGATTGGCATGGCCTGCCCATCTTTGGGCAATCTATCGCCAGCTACGCGACGTTTTATAGAAGAGGTGCAACAGTGGCTCGGCCAGGTAATGTAA
- a CDS encoding DMT family transporter: MNGVQVNQGQTTRRADIQMLLATVIWGSSYLFMKSGLESMQELNLVAFRFGIAFIAAGLLFHRRLFNMDRRTLVAGAIMGTALFAAFVFITYGVQRTTTSQAGFLISLAVIFVPILTTIQHHRMPDKRLTLSILVAVTGLGLLTLQHELSLHTGDILCILAALVYAIYIMIAGKFTPKHDPLTLGTVQLGVAAMWGIAATFMLETPRMPDTAESWAAILGLGVLCSGLGYILQTLAQRHASPTRTSLIFSLEPLFAAAFAFTFQGESLTLQGYAGAALMLVGVLITEIKLPQPIFWRRKRSVLQSELGDQGAPGV, from the coding sequence ATGAATGGTGTACAGGTTAATCAAGGTCAGACAACAAGAAGAGCGGACATACAGATGCTGCTCGCAACGGTTATATGGGGATCTTCCTATCTGTTTATGAAATCGGGCCTGGAGTCCATGCAAGAATTGAATCTGGTCGCATTTCGTTTTGGAATTGCCTTTATTGCGGCAGGGCTTCTTTTTCATCGGCGGTTGTTTAACATGGATCGCAGAACACTTGTGGCAGGCGCTATTATGGGGACAGCTTTATTCGCTGCATTTGTATTCATCACCTATGGTGTGCAACGAACAACGACATCCCAAGCGGGATTCTTGATAAGTTTGGCTGTTATTTTTGTACCGATCCTGACGACGATCCAGCATCATCGTATGCCGGACAAACGATTGACGCTCAGTATCCTGGTTGCCGTTACCGGGCTTGGCTTGTTGACGCTTCAACATGAGCTTAGTCTGCACACGGGAGATATTCTCTGCATACTAGCAGCACTTGTGTATGCCATCTATATAATGATTGCTGGCAAGTTCACACCGAAGCATGATCCACTAACTTTGGGGACAGTTCAATTAGGTGTTGCAGCGATGTGGGGAATTGCAGCTACATTTATGCTGGAAACGCCACGTATGCCCGATACGGCTGAATCCTGGGCAGCCATTCTCGGGTTAGGTGTTTTGTGTAGCGGCTTGGGGTATATTCTGCAGACACTCGCGCAGCGTCATGCCTCTCCCACAAGAACAAGTCTGATTTTTTCACTCGAACCACTGTTTGCAGCAGCCTTTGCATTTACCTTTCAAGGGGAATCGCTAACGTTGCAAGGGTATGCGGGAGCAGCTTTGATGTTGGTTGGTGTTCTGATCACAGAGATCAAACTTCCACAGCCTATCTTCTGGCGCAGAAAACGCTCGGTTTTACAGTCGGAACTCGGCGATCAGGGAGCACCAGGCGTATAA
- a CDS encoding LacI family DNA-binding transcriptional regulator encodes MAKRVTMQQIADAAGVSKFAVSRALTGKPGVSEHTREMIVRTAGQLGYFRTEPKRYPGETQISTEMKPEAERQGTILILFPNIRSQNRASLYWGPVFDGISERLNEKGMDILTLTEPSSDRMFSVLNPEAISGVITVGTISTSVLLEIYRLRIPLVMVDHEDPAIYADSVFTDNMKCMKELVLMLVGKGYRRFQFAGQLPDAASFRERWLGYRTVLEEKQLEGKQQEGLLGPEYDQIRKSIAEMELEDIPEVIVCANDHTAVIVIQALQSRGIQVPERCAVTGFDNTQTDEPILASVHINKENLGTRAVDQLLWRIKHLDEPYERKLIYSELIIRDEYNASIL; translated from the coding sequence ATGGCCAAAAGAGTAACGATGCAGCAAATTGCGGATGCTGCGGGGGTGTCCAAATTCGCAGTCTCCCGTGCGCTGACGGGCAAGCCTGGTGTGAGTGAGCATACACGCGAGATGATTGTCAGAACAGCGGGGCAGCTTGGGTATTTCAGAACTGAGCCTAAGCGTTATCCGGGCGAGACACAGATATCAACGGAGATGAAGCCAGAAGCGGAGCGACAAGGTACCATATTGATTTTGTTTCCCAACATTCGTTCTCAGAATCGAGCTTCCTTATACTGGGGGCCTGTGTTTGATGGCATTTCTGAGAGATTGAATGAGAAGGGGATGGATATTTTAACGCTGACAGAACCCTCTTCAGATCGGATGTTCTCGGTCCTTAATCCCGAAGCAATCAGCGGAGTCATTACCGTGGGCACCATCTCGACATCGGTATTGCTGGAGATTTACAGACTGCGTATTCCGCTTGTCATGGTGGATCATGAAGACCCTGCCATATACGCAGACTCGGTTTTTACGGACAATATGAAATGTATGAAAGAACTGGTTCTCATGCTCGTTGGAAAAGGGTATAGAAGATTCCAGTTTGCCGGGCAACTGCCCGATGCGGCAAGTTTTAGAGAACGCTGGCTTGGATATCGTACGGTGCTGGAAGAGAAACAGTTGGAGGGGAAACAGCAAGAAGGCTTGCTGGGACCAGAGTATGATCAGATCCGGAAATCCATTGCTGAAATGGAGCTGGAGGATATCCCTGAAGTTATTGTGTGCGCAAATGATCATACAGCTGTCATTGTCATTCAGGCACTCCAAAGTCGAGGCATTCAGGTGCCCGAACGCTGTGCCGTAACCGGATTTGACAATACGCAGACGGATGAACCCATTCTTGCTTCGGTACATATTAACAAAGAGAATCTGGGAACAAGAGCAGTAGATCAGCTATTGTGGCGGATCAAACACCTGGATGAACCTTATGAACGCAAGCTGATCTATTCGGAATTAATTATTCGTGATGAATATAACGCGAGTATACTGTAA
- a CDS encoding beta-mannosidase, translated as MSTIQSHVFQNWTFKACEDQEWMPAQVPGCVHTDLLKLGKIPDPFYGTNEKEVQWIDKIDWEYQTEFDVAETLFSQEHLELVFDGLDTYADVYVNEVHVLSADNMFRVWKADVKAVLKGNGNILRIRFRSPIQEDLPKLEKLGYALPASNDQSDVGGLGDKRVSIFARKAPYHYGWDWGPRFVTSGIWREARLEGWTQVRINDVYIQQNEVSATSASLTAVVEVETSQAVDTIIRIGADGQRWERSVSLQPGTQTVEIPISIDEPKLWWSRGLGDPHMYTFLTEVLQGERAVAESTVKTGLRSIRLVRDKDEAGASFYFELNGVAVFAKGANHIPNDSFITEITHERYRHEIVSAAESNMNMLRVWGGGIYEQDVFYELCDEYGILVWQDFMFACSMYPGDEAFLNSVRHEAIDNVKRLRNHPSIALWCGNNEIDSAWAHYVENGGWGWKKEFTAEQRESIWADYEAIFHDLLPEVVEAYAPGVDYWPSSPLVSLTGDETQHAHPSTAEGDIHYWGVWHNVEPFENYNVHVGRFMSEYGFQSFPEYKSVRTYAEEEDLALESEVMLAHQKNGAGNRLIKQYMDMYMHESKDFPSFLYMSQVLQAEAMKTAIEAHRRRKPFCMGTLYWQMNDCWPVASWAGMDYLGRWKALQYYAKRSFSDVLVSVDGTKEDTTDIYIISDQLQPVKGQLQIRLLGFDGTVHRDETHDVTLASNTGDRVLSLRNVEWLEGHDTANTLLRLDLKQEGAANIVQEHYFVPSKDLALQPANINVSGGADENGVHLVLESDVLAKQVWLSSDVEGVFSDNFFDLIPGIPVKVQFTSREGLQSNDVISNPGPIEVRSMIDFIRLT; from the coding sequence ATGAGCACAATACAATCACATGTTTTTCAGAATTGGACGTTCAAGGCTTGCGAAGATCAAGAGTGGATGCCGGCTCAGGTGCCCGGCTGTGTGCATACAGATTTGCTGAAGCTGGGCAAGATTCCAGATCCTTTTTATGGAACAAACGAGAAGGAAGTACAATGGATTGATAAGATAGATTGGGAATATCAGACGGAATTTGACGTTGCCGAAACGTTGTTCTCTCAGGAACATCTGGAACTGGTATTTGATGGTCTGGATACATATGCGGATGTGTATGTGAATGAGGTGCATGTGTTATCAGCAGATAATATGTTCCGAGTATGGAAGGCAGATGTAAAGGCTGTATTGAAGGGGAACGGGAACATTCTCCGAATACGTTTTCGGTCTCCAATTCAGGAAGATCTGCCTAAGCTGGAGAAGCTCGGATATGCATTACCGGCATCCAATGATCAGTCCGATGTTGGCGGACTTGGCGACAAAAGAGTAAGTATTTTTGCACGTAAAGCCCCGTATCACTATGGTTGGGACTGGGGTCCACGTTTTGTAACCAGTGGGATCTGGCGTGAAGCACGTCTTGAAGGCTGGACACAGGTACGAATCAATGATGTGTATATCCAGCAAAATGAAGTAAGCGCTACCTCAGCTTCATTAACGGCTGTTGTGGAAGTCGAGACATCCCAAGCGGTAGATACGATTATTCGTATCGGCGCAGATGGACAGAGATGGGAAAGATCCGTATCGCTACAACCTGGAACTCAGACTGTGGAGATTCCAATCTCCATTGATGAACCAAAACTGTGGTGGAGCCGTGGGCTTGGTGATCCGCATATGTACACCTTCCTTACCGAAGTGCTTCAAGGTGAGCGAGCTGTGGCTGAATCTACAGTGAAGACTGGGCTTCGTTCCATTCGGCTGGTACGTGACAAAGATGAGGCAGGAGCATCCTTTTATTTTGAACTAAACGGTGTTGCGGTCTTTGCCAAAGGGGCCAACCACATTCCGAATGATAGCTTCATCACCGAAATTACCCATGAACGTTATCGTCATGAGATCGTATCCGCAGCCGAGTCCAATATGAATATGCTGCGCGTGTGGGGTGGCGGAATCTATGAGCAGGATGTGTTCTACGAACTATGTGATGAATACGGAATCCTGGTATGGCAAGACTTCATGTTTGCATGCAGCATGTATCCAGGAGATGAAGCGTTCCTGAACAGTGTGAGACATGAGGCGATTGATAATGTGAAACGTCTGCGCAACCATCCAAGTATTGCACTCTGGTGTGGGAACAACGAGATTGATTCGGCTTGGGCTCACTATGTTGAGAATGGTGGCTGGGGTTGGAAAAAGGAATTTACTGCCGAGCAGCGTGAAAGCATCTGGGCCGATTACGAAGCCATCTTCCATGATTTGCTGCCAGAAGTCGTTGAAGCGTATGCGCCAGGTGTGGATTACTGGCCTTCCTCACCACTGGTATCCCTGACAGGGGATGAGACGCAGCATGCGCACCCATCCACAGCTGAAGGGGATATCCACTACTGGGGCGTGTGGCACAATGTAGAACCATTCGAGAACTACAACGTACATGTGGGTCGTTTCATGAGTGAATACGGATTCCAGTCTTTCCCGGAGTACAAGTCAGTACGCACTTACGCAGAAGAAGAGGATCTGGCTCTGGAGTCGGAAGTCATGCTGGCTCATCAAAAGAATGGGGCAGGTAATCGTCTGATCAAACAGTACATGGATATGTACATGCATGAATCGAAGGACTTCCCATCGTTCCTGTATATGAGCCAGGTGCTTCAGGCGGAAGCAATGAAGACAGCCATTGAAGCGCACCGTCGCCGCAAACCATTCTGTATGGGCACACTTTACTGGCAAATGAATGACTGCTGGCCGGTGGCTTCATGGGCAGGTATGGACTACCTTGGTCGTTGGAAAGCATTGCAATATTATGCGAAACGCAGCTTCAGCGATGTGTTGGTATCGGTAGATGGAACAAAAGAAGATACAACAGATATATATATCATCTCGGATCAATTACAACCTGTAAAAGGGCAGTTACAGATTCGTTTGCTCGGGTTCGATGGAACGGTGCATCGTGATGAAACACATGACGTGACCTTGGCATCTAATACAGGTGATCGAGTGCTGTCATTACGTAACGTGGAATGGCTTGAAGGTCATGATACAGCTAACACGCTGCTGCGCCTGGATCTGAAACAGGAAGGTGCGGCGAATATCGTACAGGAACACTATTTTGTACCGTCCAAAGACCTTGCTCTGCAGCCTGCAAACATCAATGTAAGCGGAGGAGCGGATGAGAACGGCGTTCATCTGGTACTGGAAAGTGACGTGCTTGCTAAACAGGTATGGCTATCTTCGGATGTGGAGGGTGTCTTCTCGGATAACTTCTTCGACTTGATTCCTGGCATTCCGGTGAAGGTGCAGTTCACTTCCAGAGAGGGATTGCAGTCTAATGATGTGATATCAAATCCGGGGCCGATCGAGGTTCGATCCATGATTGATTTTATTCGTTTGACCTAG
- a CDS encoding response regulator transcription factor: protein MNECVLVADDDTNITDVCRRYLEREGYLVVTAKDGLEAIELWHSQTPSLIVLDLMMPHKNGWEVCNEIRQTEDVPIVMLTARGEEQDRLMGLTMGADDYLTKPFSPRELVLRVKAILRRMRTAQASPVTTSEYTINYEGLTIDFTKREVHISGQAIELTVTEFEMLYLLASHPGQVFSRNQMLSKIWDFSYEGDTTTVTVHVRRLREKIEQNPSDPKYIKTVWGIGYKFAGGSS, encoded by the coding sequence TTGAATGAATGTGTACTGGTTGCCGATGATGATACAAATATTACGGACGTTTGTCGCAGGTATCTGGAACGGGAAGGTTATCTTGTCGTGACGGCTAAGGACGGTTTGGAGGCTATTGAGCTGTGGCACAGCCAAACGCCAAGCTTGATTGTGCTCGACCTGATGATGCCACATAAGAATGGTTGGGAAGTTTGCAACGAGATTCGGCAAACTGAGGATGTGCCCATTGTAATGCTGACGGCCCGGGGGGAGGAGCAGGACCGTCTGATGGGACTGACGATGGGGGCGGATGATTATCTGACCAAACCATTCAGTCCGAGAGAACTTGTTTTGCGTGTGAAGGCAATCCTGCGGAGAATGCGAACTGCGCAGGCATCACCTGTTACAACATCTGAATATACGATCAATTATGAAGGGCTTACCATTGATTTTACCAAGCGTGAAGTGCACATTAGCGGGCAGGCCATTGAATTGACCGTTACAGAGTTTGAGATGTTGTATTTGCTGGCAAGTCACCCGGGTCAGGTGTTCTCCCGTAATCAGATGTTAAGCAAGATTTGGGATTTTAGCTATGAGGGAGATACAACAACGGTGACTGTACATGTTCGGAGACTACGAGAGAAGATCGAACAGAATCCTTCTGATCCAAAATATATTAAAACAGTTTGGGGTATAGGCTACAAGTTTGCGGGTGGTAGTTCATGA
- a CDS encoding sensor histidine kinase translates to MKLRTYLVLSSLTGIGVLLICLFISYSKMLLTIEQLYWLSAITAGVGLLSFILQYLLTKPLEKSIARITQQTIRIAEGDFHTEVPLIGTQEFKLLAQQFNEMSSKLKESFDHLHHSETARRELIANVSHDLRTPLASIQSFVEALEDDVIKDKETFQRYLNTIRLETKRLGGLIQDLFELSSLEAQGEVFDPQPCHVDELLLSTLESFSFHLAEKTLNVEIDLPDKLPAAVMMPAQMKRVLSNLLQNAIQYSPVEGKIILAADEKGPFIRISVTDEGEGIEAEETSRIFERFYRIDKSRSKSNGGAGLGLAIAQSIVELHGGEIGVQSTKGEGSCFWFTLPIYVSR, encoded by the coding sequence ATGAAACTTCGCACATACTTGGTGTTGTCCAGTCTCACAGGCATTGGCGTATTATTAATTTGTTTGTTCATCAGTTATTCCAAAATGCTGCTTACGATTGAACAATTGTATTGGTTATCGGCTATAACGGCAGGGGTAGGCTTACTTTCGTTTATTCTTCAATATTTGCTGACTAAGCCATTAGAGAAATCAATTGCGCGTATTACACAGCAGACTATACGAATTGCCGAAGGGGATTTCCATACGGAAGTCCCTCTCATCGGTACGCAGGAATTTAAGCTTCTGGCACAGCAATTTAATGAAATGAGTTCCAAGCTGAAGGAAAGCTTTGATCATCTGCATCACTCAGAAACCGCGAGACGAGAGTTGATCGCCAATGTATCCCATGATTTACGGACTCCCTTGGCATCTATTCAGTCATTCGTCGAAGCGTTGGAGGATGATGTCATTAAGGATAAAGAAACCTTTCAACGTTACCTGAACACGATACGACTTGAGACGAAGCGTTTGGGAGGGCTTATTCAAGACTTGTTTGAATTATCCAGCCTGGAAGCGCAAGGGGAGGTATTTGACCCTCAGCCTTGTCACGTCGATGAGTTGCTGCTCAGTACATTGGAGAGTTTTTCGTTTCACCTCGCCGAGAAAACGCTGAACGTTGAAATCGATTTGCCCGATAAATTACCAGCCGCGGTCATGATGCCTGCACAAATGAAGCGGGTCCTTTCCAATTTGCTGCAAAATGCCATTCAATACTCTCCTGTTGAAGGAAAAATCATTCTGGCTGCCGACGAAAAGGGGCCGTTTATACGAATTTCAGTTACGGATGAAGGGGAAGGCATTGAAGCGGAGGAGACTTCGCGTATATTTGAACGTTTTTATCGAATTGACAAATCACGCAGCAAGAGTAATGGGGGGGCCGGGCTTGGCCTTGCCATCGCTCAATCAATTGTGGAACTCCATGGTGGCGAGATCGGGGTTCAGAGTACAAAAGGAGAAGGAAGCTGCTTCTGGTTCACGCTTCCGATCTACGTCAGTCGTTAA
- a CDS encoding cytochrome c biogenesis CcdA family protein → MNDLTSDLVFLFGVFGAGLLSFFAPCILPLIPVYVSYLSGSMVNGTNQQQPDTHSVRLRSTLVLRTFLFVLGLSLVFVLLGFGSSMVGNLISSPVFIAICGAIVVLFGIYQTGLIRLSWLERERKLSNDQAKRGGYVGAFLLGLTFSFGWTPCIGPVLAAILGIAAGEGSPLYGGFLMFLYTLGLAIPFLILSVFSEYVMKRIRRLYKYMGVIKITSGCILIVMGLLLMTDRLNSLVTWFQ, encoded by the coding sequence GTGAATGACTTGACCAGTGATTTGGTTTTTCTTTTCGGGGTTTTTGGTGCAGGATTGTTATCGTTTTTTGCGCCATGTATTCTGCCACTGATCCCGGTATACGTGTCTTATCTATCCGGAAGCATGGTCAACGGTACGAATCAGCAGCAGCCTGACACCCATTCGGTTCGGTTGCGGTCCACACTTGTTTTGCGGACATTTTTATTTGTTCTTGGGCTGTCCCTGGTATTTGTTTTACTCGGTTTTGGTTCCAGCATGGTTGGTAATTTGATCTCAAGTCCTGTGTTTATTGCGATCTGCGGAGCCATCGTGGTGCTTTTTGGGATTTATCAAACTGGTTTGATCCGACTATCCTGGCTGGAACGGGAGAGAAAGCTGTCAAACGATCAAGCCAAACGGGGAGGGTATGTCGGAGCGTTCCTGTTGGGTCTGACGTTTAGTTTTGGCTGGACGCCTTGTATCGGGCCTGTGCTGGCGGCCATTCTTGGTATCGCCGCAGGAGAAGGCTCTCCACTGTACGGCGGGTTTCTCATGTTCCTGTATACCCTTGGATTAGCGATTCCTTTCCTGATTCTGTCCGTTTTTTCGGAATATGTTATGAAGCGGATACGTCGTTTATACAAGTACATGGGCGTCATCAAAATAACTTCCGGCTGTATTCTTATTGTCATGGGGCTATTGTTAATGACAGACCGGCTAAACAGCTTGGTGACCTGGTTTCAATAA
- a CDS encoding redoxin family protein: protein MKTARKWMVSVIVFTGVLLILSACGSQQTDTKQTGSSSTPASTSDMSSSTMMNKGETAPEFSLRDLKGNTVGLSDVQGKKVYVKYWASWCSICLAGLEDLNNLAGQNNDFQVITIVTPDYKGEKSSQAFTKWFDQQPYDNITVLLDEKGVWAKKFGVRAYPSSFYIGSDGILTKSQPGHASNEQIMESLQEIL from the coding sequence ATGAAGACGGCACGGAAATGGATGGTATCTGTAATCGTATTCACTGGAGTACTATTGATCTTGAGCGCATGTGGATCACAGCAAACAGATACAAAACAAACGGGGTCATCATCAACCCCAGCATCAACATCCGATATGAGTTCGTCAACCATGATGAACAAGGGCGAGACGGCTCCTGAATTTTCATTGCGTGATCTGAAAGGAAACACGGTTGGACTTTCTGATGTTCAAGGCAAGAAAGTGTATGTGAAATACTGGGCTTCCTGGTGTTCCATCTGCCTTGCGGGTTTGGAAGACCTGAACAATCTGGCTGGTCAAAACAATGATTTTCAAGTCATTACGATTGTGACGCCAGACTACAAAGGAGAGAAATCCTCCCAAGCGTTTACCAAATGGTTTGACCAACAGCCGTATGATAACATAACTGTTCTTTTGGATGAGAAAGGTGTATGGGCCAAGAAATTTGGCGTAAGAGCATATCCTAGTTCCTTTTATATTGGCTCTGATGGTATTTTAACGAAATCGCAGCCAGGGCATGCATCCAATGAACAGATCATGGAATCATTACAAGAGATTTTGTGA